A genomic stretch from Burkholderia pyrrocinia includes:
- a CDS encoding acid phosphatase: MKKHAWIRYTPIALAAALSLTACGGDDVTQQGLSAVKNVVVIYAENRSFDNLYGNFPGANGLQNATAANSVQKDRDGSTMATLPKVWGGLTATGITPAVTEAMTANLPNAPFAIDDPNGFNQPMSIATRDIVHRFYQDQMQINGGKNDMYAAWTDAGGLTMGHYTPDPSKLPLWKIAQQYVLADNFFMGAFGGSFLNHQYLICACAPFYANANTSPAAGKIAVLNADGKSLKVAANSPASALSGPPKFVNDGAITPDFFAVNTMQPPYQPSGNKAATGGDPLLADPANASTMPPQTATNIGDLLTNANVSWAWYSGAWGQALQASQNGTSNVIYGADLSTPNFQPHHQPFNYFANQAPGTANRAQHLLDGGANGAEFIKAIDAGTLPAVTFYKPQGNLNEHPGYTDVTSGDQHIADVIAHLQASPQWKNMVVVVTYDENGGFWDHAAPPNADRWGPGTRIPALIVSPYAKKGFVDHTQYDTGSILRFITRRYSLPRLAGLQQRDDALKANGAQPMGDLTNALTLSPNL; the protein is encoded by the coding sequence ATGAAGAAGCACGCCTGGATTCGCTATACGCCGATCGCCCTCGCGGCCGCGCTCAGCCTGACCGCCTGCGGCGGCGACGACGTCACGCAACAGGGCCTGTCGGCCGTCAAGAACGTTGTCGTGATCTACGCGGAAAACCGCAGCTTCGACAACCTGTACGGCAACTTCCCGGGCGCGAACGGCCTGCAGAACGCGACGGCCGCTAATTCGGTGCAGAAGGATCGCGACGGCTCGACGATGGCGACGCTGCCGAAGGTCTGGGGCGGCCTGACCGCGACCGGCATCACGCCGGCAGTCACCGAGGCGATGACGGCGAACCTGCCGAACGCGCCGTTCGCGATCGACGATCCGAACGGCTTCAACCAGCCGATGAGCATCGCGACGCGCGACATCGTGCACCGCTTCTACCAGGACCAGATGCAGATCAACGGCGGCAAGAACGACATGTACGCCGCGTGGACCGATGCCGGCGGCCTGACGATGGGCCACTACACGCCGGACCCGTCGAAGCTGCCGCTGTGGAAGATCGCGCAGCAGTACGTGCTCGCCGACAACTTCTTCATGGGCGCGTTCGGCGGCTCGTTCCTGAACCACCAGTACCTGATCTGCGCGTGCGCGCCGTTCTACGCGAACGCGAACACGAGCCCCGCGGCCGGCAAGATCGCCGTCCTGAACGCGGACGGCAAGTCGCTGAAGGTCGCCGCGAATTCGCCCGCGTCCGCGCTGAGCGGCCCGCCGAAGTTCGTCAACGACGGTGCGATCACGCCCGACTTCTTCGCGGTCAACACGATGCAGCCGCCGTATCAGCCGAGCGGCAACAAGGCGGCCACGGGCGGCGACCCGCTGCTCGCCGACCCGGCCAACGCGTCGACGATGCCGCCGCAAACGGCCACCAACATCGGCGACCTGCTGACCAATGCGAACGTGTCGTGGGCATGGTATAGCGGCGCGTGGGGCCAGGCGCTGCAGGCGAGCCAGAACGGCACGTCGAACGTGATCTACGGTGCCGACCTGTCGACGCCGAACTTCCAGCCGCACCACCAGCCGTTCAACTACTTCGCGAACCAGGCGCCGGGCACCGCGAACCGCGCGCAGCACCTGCTCGACGGCGGCGCGAACGGCGCCGAGTTCATCAAGGCGATCGACGCGGGCACGCTGCCGGCGGTGACGTTCTACAAGCCGCAGGGCAACCTGAACGAGCATCCGGGCTACACGGACGTCACGTCGGGCGACCAGCACATCGCCGACGTGATCGCGCACCTGCAGGCGAGCCCGCAGTGGAAGAACATGGTCGTGGTCGTCACGTACGACGAAAACGGCGGCTTCTGGGATCACGCCGCGCCGCCGAACGCCGACCGCTGGGGTCCGGGCACGCGCATTCCGGCGCTGATTGTGTCGCCGTATGCGAAGAAGGGCTTCGTCGACCACACGCAGTACGACACGGGCTCGATCCTGCGCTTCATCACGCGCCGCTACTCGCTGCCGCGCCTCGCGGGCCTGCAACAGCGCGACGACGCGCTGAAGGCCAACGGCGCGCAGCCGATGGGCGACCTGACGAACGCGCTCACGCTGTCGCCGAACCTGTAA
- a CDS encoding cytochrome-c peroxidase, producing MPTTPKSLASARSLIHAAAALALAAGLAALAGCDARPGANSPAAAVVPAAQAAPTAPAAPAVAPASQPQTRAQVFEGVKQMTALGKQLFSDPSLSGSGKLACASCHSAEHAFGPPNALSVQLGGDDMHRIGFRAAPSLKYLRGIPPFSEHFHDSPDEGDESIDAGPTGGLTWDGRVDTRDAQARIPLLSPFEMSSSPARVAQAVRAAPYADAFRNAFGERVLGDDQAVFDAVLRALDAFQQQPALFDPYTSKYDAYLAGRAQLTPAELHGLQLFNDEKKGNCASCHISQRTLEGGPPQFSDFGLIAIAVPRNRALPVNRDPRFHDLGACGPERTDLKGRDEFCGLFRTPSLRNVALRKTFFHNGVYHSLEDVMRFYVERDIHPEKFYPVVHGKVQIYDDLPKRYWPNINREPPFDRKRGEQPALNAAEIKDVIAFLGTLTDGYQPGSTQAAR from the coding sequence ATGCCCACCACCCCGAAATCCCTTGCGTCCGCGCGATCGTTGATCCATGCCGCGGCGGCCCTGGCGTTGGCTGCCGGGCTCGCGGCACTGGCCGGTTGCGATGCGCGGCCCGGCGCGAATTCGCCGGCCGCGGCCGTCGTGCCGGCCGCCCAGGCCGCGCCGACCGCGCCGGCCGCGCCCGCGGTCGCACCGGCCAGCCAGCCGCAGACGCGTGCGCAGGTGTTCGAGGGCGTGAAGCAGATGACGGCGCTCGGCAAGCAACTGTTCTCCGATCCGTCGCTGTCGGGCTCCGGCAAGCTCGCGTGCGCGTCGTGCCACAGCGCCGAACATGCGTTCGGGCCGCCGAACGCGCTGTCGGTGCAGCTCGGCGGCGACGACATGCATCGCATCGGGTTCCGTGCGGCGCCGTCGCTGAAGTACTTGCGCGGCATCCCGCCGTTCAGCGAGCACTTCCACGATTCGCCCGACGAGGGCGACGAAAGCATCGACGCGGGCCCGACCGGCGGGCTGACCTGGGACGGCCGCGTCGACACGCGCGACGCGCAGGCGCGCATTCCGCTGCTGTCGCCGTTCGAGATGAGCAGCTCGCCGGCGCGGGTCGCGCAGGCGGTGCGCGCGGCGCCGTATGCGGACGCGTTCCGCAACGCATTCGGCGAGCGGGTGCTCGGCGACGATCAGGCCGTCTTCGACGCGGTGTTGCGTGCGCTCGATGCGTTCCAGCAGCAGCCGGCGCTGTTCGATCCGTACACGAGCAAGTACGACGCGTACCTGGCCGGCCGCGCGCAGCTCACGCCCGCCGAGCTGCACGGTCTGCAACTGTTCAACGACGAGAAGAAGGGCAATTGCGCGAGCTGCCACATCAGCCAGCGCACGCTCGAAGGCGGCCCGCCGCAATTCAGCGATTTCGGGCTGATCGCGATCGCGGTGCCGCGCAACCGCGCGCTGCCCGTCAACCGCGACCCGCGCTTTCACGATCTCGGCGCGTGCGGCCCCGAGCGCACCGACCTGAAGGGCCGCGACGAATTCTGCGGGCTGTTCCGCACGCCGTCGCTGCGCAACGTCGCGCTGCGCAAGACGTTCTTCCACAACGGCGTGTATCACTCGCTCGAGGACGTGATGCGCTTCTACGTCGAGCGCGACATTCATCCGGAGAAGTTCTACCCGGTCGTGCACGGCAAGGTGCAGATCTACGACGACCTGCCGAAGCGCTACTGGCCGAACATCAACCGCGAACCGCCGTTCGACCGCAAGCGCGGCGAGCAGCCGGCGCTGAACGCGGCCGAGATCAAGGACGTGATCGCGTTCCTGGGCACGCTGACTGACGGATATCAACCCGGGTCGACGCAGGCGGCCCGCTAA
- a CDS encoding NUDIX hydrolase: protein MKRGGAPRAVSCGVVILDAAGRVFLAHATDTTHWDIPKGQGEPGETPADAALRELLEETGIEFAPARLLDLGRFAYRHDKDLHLFAVQVADGEIDPALCTCTSLFPSRRDGSMIPEMDAYRWTAPGDIDAYASRSLARLFRTKLSLAELHRRLSEV from the coding sequence ATGAAGCGGGGCGGCGCGCCGCGCGCGGTGTCGTGCGGCGTCGTGATCCTCGATGCGGCCGGCCGCGTGTTCCTCGCGCACGCGACGGATACCACGCACTGGGACATCCCGAAGGGGCAGGGCGAACCCGGCGAGACGCCGGCCGACGCGGCGCTGCGCGAACTGCTCGAGGAAACCGGCATCGAGTTCGCGCCGGCCCGGCTGCTCGATCTCGGCCGCTTCGCGTACCGGCACGACAAGGACCTGCACCTGTTCGCGGTGCAGGTGGCGGACGGCGAGATCGATCCCGCGCTGTGCACGTGCACGTCGCTGTTCCCGAGCCGTCGCGACGGCTCGATGATTCCCGAGATGGATGCGTATCGCTGGACCGCGCCGGGCGATATCGACGCGTATGCGAGCCGCAGCCTCGCGCGGCTGTTCCGCACGAAGCTGTCGCTCGCGGAACTGCATCGGCGGCTGTCGGAGGTGTGA